The proteins below are encoded in one region of Fimbriimonadaceae bacterium:
- a CDS encoding ABC transporter permease subunit, giving the protein MRVHAFLLCLLAGFAAGETVTVGSKRFVESYVLAEIAKGLAEREGLTVDHKQGMGGTAVLWQALEGGQIQAYPEYTGTISEEILKLKGKATPEQLSEGLKARGIGMTAELGFNNTYAFVMREDRAERLGVATISDLLRQPDMRVALTPEFLNRSDGWPAVSRAYGLPQKDVTSVDHALGYQALSSGRADVKDAYSTDAQIADLKLRLLVDDKNFFPAYRAVYLYRLDAPRALVAALEKAAGTLDEPKMTALNAEATRTTDYAAAAQKYLAEQPAGAAAPEAPAPQRDLLAETMQLVGQHLTMVAAAVVLGVAAGVPLGVLAARGHPLGQAALALAGIVQTVPSIALLLFLIPVFGLGAGAAIAALFLYSLLPIVRNTAAGLQSVPLSIRESAAAIGFEPGAQLRKVGLPLAARTIVAGIKTSAVISVGNATLAAFIGAGGLGQPIVSGLALNNIGVMMQGAVPAALLALAVQFAFEGVERLVVPEGLRREAAR; this is encoded by the coding sequence GTGAGGGTTCACGCCTTCCTCCTCTGCCTGCTTGCCGGGTTTGCCGCCGGGGAGACCGTCACGGTCGGTTCAAAGCGGTTTGTGGAGAGCTACGTGCTCGCGGAGATCGCAAAGGGCCTGGCGGAACGCGAGGGCCTTACCGTCGACCATAAGCAGGGGATGGGCGGGACGGCCGTCCTTTGGCAAGCCTTGGAAGGGGGCCAGATCCAGGCCTATCCGGAATACACGGGGACGATCAGCGAGGAGATCCTCAAGCTGAAGGGGAAGGCGACGCCCGAGCAGCTGAGCGAAGGCTTGAAAGCGCGCGGCATCGGCATGACGGCCGAGCTCGGTTTCAACAACACCTACGCCTTCGTGATGCGCGAGGACAGGGCAGAGCGGCTTGGGGTCGCCACCATAAGCGACCTCTTGCGGCAACCCGACATGCGGGTGGCGCTGACCCCAGAGTTCTTGAACCGGAGCGACGGCTGGCCCGCAGTCAGCCGTGCCTATGGCCTCCCGCAAAAGGACGTCACGTCCGTCGACCACGCCCTGGGTTACCAGGCGCTCTCGAGCGGCCGGGCCGACGTCAAGGATGCTTACTCCACAGACGCCCAGATCGCAGACCTGAAACTGCGGCTGTTGGTGGACGACAAAAACTTCTTCCCGGCGTACCGGGCCGTCTATCTCTACCGGCTTGACGCCCCCAGGGCCCTGGTCGCGGCTTTGGAGAAAGCGGCGGGCACGTTGGACGAGCCGAAGATGACGGCGCTGAACGCCGAGGCGACCCGTACGACCGACTACGCCGCCGCGGCCCAGAAGTACCTTGCCGAACAGCCTGCGGGCGCGGCGGCCCCGGAGGCACCTGCCCCACAACGGGATTTGCTGGCAGAGACGATGCAACTGGTCGGCCAGCACCTGACGATGGTTGCGGCGGCGGTGGTCCTCGGGGTGGCGGCAGGCGTCCCCCTGGGCGTGCTGGCAGCGCGGGGCCACCCGCTCGGTCAGGCAGCGCTGGCGCTTGCCGGAATCGTCCAGACCGTGCCGAGCATCGCCCTCCTCCTGTTCCTGATCCCGGTCTTCGGGCTCGGGGCGGGCGCGGCGATCGCGGCCCTTTTCCTCTATTCGCTTTTGCCCATCGTGCGAAACACGGCGGCGGGTCTGCAGAGCGTGCCCCTCTCTATCCGAGAGTCAGCGGCTGCCATTGGTTTCGAGCCGGGCGCCCAGTTGCGAAAGGTGGGCCTGCCCTTGGCGGCCCGCACCATCGTCGCCGGGATAAAGACCAGTGCCGTCATCAGCGTCGGCAACGCGACTTTGGCCGCGTTCATCGGGGCGGGCGGCCTGGGCCAACCGATTGTGAGCGGCCTCGCCCTGAATAACATCGGAGTGATGATGCAAGGTGCTGTCCCCGCCGCGCTCCTCGCCCTCGCCGTGCAGTTCGCGTTCGAGGGGGTCGAGCGACTCGTGGTGCCGGAAGGGCTGCGGCGGGAGGCAGCCCGTTGA
- a CDS encoding ABC transporter ATP-binding protein, producing MVEFRDVSVSYGPLKAVDGVDLTVPDGRTYALIGPSGCGKSTLLRCVVGLVWPTSGSVRVQGEPVTRERVVTLRRKLGYVIQDGGLFPHLTARANVEAMPRHLGWDGTKTRERTRELAETVHLAEDALDRYPAELSGGQRQRVALMRALALDPPVLLLDEPLAALDPMVRNSLQTELKEVCDRLKKTVVLVTHDMAEAAYLAETIVLVREGRIVQQGSLDELRSRPAVPFVEEFIAAQRSLVAL from the coding sequence GTGGTCGAATTCCGCGATGTGAGCGTTTCCTACGGCCCGCTGAAGGCCGTTGACGGGGTGGACTTGACCGTGCCGGACGGGCGGACCTATGCCCTCATCGGCCCGAGCGGGTGCGGCAAATCGACTCTGTTGAGGTGCGTGGTCGGTCTCGTTTGGCCGACCAGCGGCTCGGTGAGAGTGCAAGGCGAGCCCGTTACGCGGGAGCGAGTCGTGACCTTGCGCCGAAAGCTGGGCTACGTCATCCAGGACGGCGGCCTTTTCCCGCACCTTACGGCCCGGGCGAACGTGGAAGCCATGCCGAGGCACTTGGGCTGGGACGGGACCAAGACCAGAGAACGGACGCGAGAGCTGGCCGAGACCGTCCACCTCGCCGAAGACGCGCTCGACCGCTACCCTGCGGAACTGAGCGGCGGTCAGCGGCAACGGGTCGCGCTGATGCGCGCGCTCGCCTTGGACCCGCCCGTGCTGCTGCTTGACGAGCCGCTCGCCGCGCTCGACCCCATGGTCCGGAACTCCTTGCAGACCGAGCTCAAGGAAGTCTGTGACCGGCTCAAGAAGACGGTGGTGCTCGTCACCCACGACATGGCCGAAGCCGCGTACCTGGCCGAAACGATTGTCTTGGTGCGTGAAGGCCGCATCGTGCAGCAAGGCTCGCTGGATGAGCTCCGCTCTAGGCCGGCCGTCCCGTTCGTCGAAGAGTTCATCGCCGCCCAAAGGAGCCTGGTGGCGCTGTGA